In Pseudostreptobacillus hongkongensis, a single window of DNA contains:
- a CDS encoding ABC transporter permease: MRKFLDKILNYYLIIIILVFWQLLSSSKIIPKFLLPSPFDILNALKVDFNLISNHMKYTMFEAIAGLVIGLIIAFILSIIMDRFDFIFKTTMPVLVISQTIPTVAIAPLLVLWLGYGMSSKIVLITLTTFFPITISLLDGYRSVSKDNIILLESMGASKFQEYIYAKFPSALPSFFAGLRISVSYSIISAVVAEWIGAFNGLGVYMMRAKRAFAYDKMFASIFLISLISLVLIYLVSKIEKYIIKWEEK; encoded by the coding sequence ATGCGAAAATTTTTAGATAAAATTTTAAATTATTACTTAATTATAATAATACTAGTTTTTTGGCAATTATTATCTAGTTCAAAAATAATACCAAAATTTTTACTACCTTCCCCATTTGATATATTAAATGCTTTAAAGGTAGATTTTAATTTAATCTCTAACCATATGAAATATACAATGTTTGAAGCTATAGCAGGTCTTGTTATAGGATTAATTATAGCATTTATTTTATCTATAATTATGGATAGATTTGATTTTATATTCAAAACAACTATGCCTGTACTTGTAATAAGTCAGACAATACCTACTGTAGCAATAGCTCCCCTATTAGTATTATGGCTTGGTTATGGTATGAGTTCAAAAATAGTTTTAATAACATTAACAACTTTTTTCCCTATAACAATTTCTTTACTTGATGGTTATAGATCTGTATCAAAAGATAATATAATATTACTTGAATCCATGGGGGCAAGTAAATTCCAAGAATATATATATGCAAAATTTCCAAGTGCCCTACCTAGTTTTTTTGCAGGACTTAGAATATCTGTTTCTTATTCTATAATTTCTGCCGTTGTTGCTGAATGGATAGGAGCTTTTAATGGTCTAGGAGTATATATGATGAGAGCAAAAAGGGCATTTGCATATGATAAAATGTTTGCAAGTATCTTTTTAATATCACTTATTAGCTTAGTTTTAATTTATTTAGTTTCTAAAATAGAAAAATATATAATAAAATGGGAGGAAAAATGA